Proteins encoded together in one Neobacillus sp. FSL H8-0543 window:
- a CDS encoding undecaprenyl-diphosphate phosphatase, translating to MLSKIEAFILGIIQGLTEFLPISSTGHLYLGRNLFDLQEAGLLLDTMLHLGTLIAILVFYKHEFIKIIKNPFSKLTFLLIIGTIPAVVFGLLFKDYFEEISTTGVTIGWEFLITGVFLWIADSAKNGFKKMDDISYRDALIIGSFQAVAIFPAISRSGMTIVAALWRKLDRETAAYFSFLLSTPAIAGAVVLQSLELAGGSGETISLSALIVGITASAIFGYIAVKWMIGYLKKRSLKPFAIYVWVLGFAVLFFQSTGKF from the coding sequence TTGTTAAGTAAAATAGAAGCATTCATATTAGGGATTATCCAAGGCTTAACCGAGTTTTTACCGATTAGCAGCACAGGGCATTTATATTTAGGAAGGAATTTATTTGATTTACAGGAAGCTGGGCTGCTGCTCGATACCATGCTTCATCTTGGAACACTAATCGCTATCCTAGTTTTTTATAAGCACGAGTTTATTAAAATTATTAAAAATCCGTTTAGCAAGCTAACCTTCCTGCTAATTATCGGAACGATTCCTGCGGTCGTTTTTGGATTGCTATTCAAAGATTATTTCGAGGAAATTTCAACAACTGGGGTAACAATAGGCTGGGAGTTTTTAATTACGGGCGTGTTTTTGTGGATAGCTGATTCTGCTAAAAACGGCTTTAAGAAAATGGATGATATAAGTTATAGGGATGCTCTTATTATCGGTTCGTTTCAAGCTGTGGCGATTTTTCCGGCAATTTCCCGTTCGGGGATGACCATTGTTGCTGCTCTATGGAGAAAGTTGGACCGTGAAACAGCCGCTTATTTTTCCTTCTTATTATCAACACCCGCTATTGCCGGGGCAGTGGTTCTCCAATCCCTTGAGTTAGCTGGCGGCAGCGGAGAAACAATCTCCTTGTCTGCACTGATTGTCGGAATTACTGCTTCAGCAATTTTCGGCTATATTGCAGTGAAATGGATGATTGGCTATTTAAAAAAGCGTTCATTAAAACCGTTTGCGATTTATGTATGGGTGCTGGGTTTTGCAGTATTGTTCTTCCAGTCCACCGGAAAATTTTAA
- a CDS encoding NAD(P)H-dependent oxidoreductase has translation MSKLLYITVNPKNDIKLSKGMQIGEVFLEEFKKQQPDVEIDHMHLYDMDIPEIDMDMLYARAKLSFMGKTFDELSEAEQTQIKNMHALADRFIDADYYVFVTPIWNLGSPAILKSFLDNLFIVNKTFTNTAEGPKGLLTNRKAIHIQTRGGIYSTGPMVDFEFGDRFLRKALGFLGFELMDTVFAEGMDHFPKQIPEIMAKAKAQAVEAAKEMAKETVTA, from the coding sequence TTGTCAAAACTTCTTTATATTACAGTAAATCCAAAGAATGATATTAAACTATCAAAAGGGATGCAAATTGGTGAGGTCTTCCTTGAAGAATTCAAAAAGCAACAGCCCGATGTAGAAATTGACCATATGCATTTATACGATATGGATATTCCCGAGATTGATATGGACATGTTATATGCCCGTGCTAAATTGTCCTTCATGGGAAAAACCTTTGACGAGCTTTCAGAGGCAGAGCAAACACAAATTAAAAATATGCATGCCCTAGCTGACCGGTTTATCGATGCTGATTATTATGTATTTGTTACGCCAATATGGAACCTTGGCTCACCAGCCATTTTAAAATCATTCCTTGATAACTTATTTATTGTAAATAAAACCTTTACCAATACAGCGGAAGGTCCAAAAGGACTTCTTACCAACCGCAAAGCCATCCATATTCAAACGCGCGGCGGTATTTACTCCACAGGACCAATGGTAGATTTTGAATTTGGTGACCGTTTCTTAAGAAAAGCACTTGGCTTTTTAGGCTTCGAATTAATGGATACTGTATTTGCAGAAGGCATGGATCACTTTCCAAAGCAAATCCCAGAAATTATGGCAAAAGCAAAGGCACAAGCAGTCGAAGCAGCAAAAGAAATGGCAAAAGAAACAGTTACAGCATAA
- a CDS encoding helix-turn-helix transcriptional regulator, with protein sequence MEGKAYTPDEVAQIFQISKHTVYELIKRGELQAFKVGNKMRIEHTEIERFKENTKAPSKKNQIEQPDIQTSQPVRLSGSHDFLVEHFVKQSAKNLQLQLQPTYIGSLEGLMMLYRGQSDIAAIHLLDPKSQEYNLPFINQLFIYESISVVRLASREQGLIVAKGNPKEIVDFTDLVRKDVKFVNRQKGAGTRFLLDSMLSNHRIDPGKINGYENEEWNHLSTASAVSRGIADAAFGIQSAANHLGLDFIPVAKEQFDLVFRFTNENKQTLVDLINYLQSSSFKNSLTDLVGYDIEELGKITYKTEEI encoded by the coding sequence ATGGAGGGAAAAGCATACACACCCGATGAGGTCGCTCAGATATTCCAAATCTCTAAACACACGGTTTATGAACTCATTAAGCGAGGTGAACTTCAGGCCTTTAAAGTTGGAAATAAAATGAGAATTGAGCATACGGAGATTGAAAGATTTAAGGAAAATACGAAAGCACCCTCAAAAAAGAACCAAATTGAGCAGCCAGATATTCAAACTTCACAGCCAGTACGACTGTCTGGAAGCCATGACTTTTTAGTTGAGCATTTTGTTAAACAATCAGCAAAGAATTTACAACTTCAGCTGCAACCTACATACATTGGCAGCCTAGAGGGATTAATGATGCTTTATCGCGGTCAAAGCGATATTGCAGCCATTCATTTATTAGACCCTAAATCCCAGGAATACAATCTTCCCTTTATCAATCAGCTGTTTATTTATGAATCTATTTCAGTAGTAAGGTTAGCTTCCAGAGAGCAAGGTTTAATTGTAGCCAAGGGAAATCCAAAAGAAATCGTCGACTTTACTGACCTTGTAAGAAAAGATGTTAAGTTTGTGAATCGTCAGAAAGGTGCAGGAACACGATTTTTATTAGACTCCATGCTTTCGAACCATCGAATAGATCCTGGAAAAATAAACGGATATGAAAATGAGGAATGGAACCACTTATCAACAGCTTCTGCTGTTAGCAGGGGAATCGCAGATGCTGCCTTCGGAATACAATCAGCTGCGAACCATTTGGGACTTGACTTCATCCCGGTTGCAAAGGAACAGTTTGACCTTGTATTCCGCTTCACCAACGAAAACAAACAGACCTTAGTGGATTTAATTAACTACCTGCAGTCCTCAAGCTTTAAAAATAGCTTAACCGATTTAGTTGGCTATGATATTGAAGAATTAGGAAAAATCACCTATAAAACGGAGGAAATCTAA
- a CDS encoding substrate-binding domain-containing protein, with amino-acid sequence MLKNRFFATLFVFMVLLLSACGNTDNKQADASDKQKEPKAEPTELILATTTSTQDSGLLDVLLPIFEEENNVKVKTIAVGTGQALEMGTKGEADVLLVHAPKSEEELVTSGDAINRKRVMYNDYILVGPNDNPAGVSGEDTKAAFQKIFEVKANFITRGDDSGTHKKELGIWTAATIEPTGDTYISTGQGMGASLQIANEKGGYILTDRATWLAQEKNLTNLKIVVEGGQDLMNIYHVMQVNPEKHDMVNSKDAEKFVEFMVDSKTQDVIETFGKEEFGQSLFIKYTE; translated from the coding sequence ATGTTAAAGAATCGTTTTTTTGCTACACTTTTTGTATTCATGGTTCTACTATTATCTGCTTGCGGCAATACCGACAACAAACAAGCTGATGCAAGTGATAAGCAGAAAGAGCCGAAGGCAGAACCTACTGAACTTATCCTTGCAACAACAACCAGTACTCAAGATAGTGGCTTATTAGATGTATTACTACCAATTTTTGAAGAAGAAAATAATGTTAAAGTTAAAACAATTGCCGTTGGTACAGGACAAGCGTTAGAAATGGGAACAAAAGGTGAAGCAGATGTCCTTTTAGTTCATGCTCCAAAGTCAGAGGAAGAACTTGTAACCAGTGGTGATGCCATTAATCGAAAGCGTGTTATGTATAATGATTATATTTTAGTTGGGCCTAATGATAATCCAGCTGGAGTCAGTGGCGAAGATACCAAAGCAGCATTCCAAAAAATCTTCGAAGTAAAAGCGAATTTTATTACTAGAGGCGATGATTCAGGTACACATAAAAAAGAACTAGGAATCTGGACTGCTGCCACTATTGAACCAACAGGCGACACATATATCTCAACTGGTCAAGGGATGGGTGCTTCCTTACAAATTGCGAATGAAAAAGGTGGATATATCTTAACAGACCGTGCGACATGGCTTGCGCAAGAAAAAAACTTAACAAACCTAAAAATCGTCGTTGAAGGCGGTCAAGATTTAATGAATATTTACCATGTCATGCAGGTTAATCCAGAGAAGCACGACATGGTTAACAGCAAGGATGCAGAAAAATTTGTTGAATTTATGGTTGATAGCAAAACACAAGATGTAATCGAAACCTTTGGGAAAGAAGAGTTTGGACAATCATTATTCATCAAATATACTGAATAG
- a CDS encoding ABC transporter permease produces MDLITDGLKKAMEMILTGDKEIFEITWLTLRVCFMAIVISSLIGLPLGMFLGLSRFKGRKLLLVFINIGMGLPPVVAGLWITMLLWRSGPLGHLQLLYSPTAIVMAQVLVSLPIVTGLTSSAFQQISEKMLLQIKALGATKLQTFSILLKQTRVAILAAIMAGFGRVIAEVGAAMMVGGNIQGDTRILTTSIVMEVSKGNFDVALAISFILLTAALLITAALTLLQQRKRLS; encoded by the coding sequence TTGGATCTAATTACTGACGGTCTTAAGAAAGCAATGGAAATGATCCTTACTGGTGACAAAGAGATTTTTGAGATTACGTGGTTAACTCTTAGAGTATGTTTCATGGCCATAGTTATTAGTAGTCTCATCGGACTTCCACTTGGAATGTTTCTTGGCCTTTCAAGATTTAAAGGACGAAAACTACTATTAGTTTTCATCAATATCGGTATGGGCTTACCGCCGGTTGTCGCTGGTCTTTGGATTACGATGCTGTTATGGCGCTCTGGTCCCCTTGGCCATTTACAATTACTCTATTCACCAACGGCGATAGTCATGGCCCAAGTCCTTGTATCCTTGCCTATCGTTACTGGGTTAACCAGTTCCGCTTTCCAGCAAATCAGTGAAAAAATGCTTTTACAAATAAAAGCGCTTGGCGCAACAAAGCTGCAAACTTTTTCAATACTCTTAAAGCAAACCAGGGTAGCTATATTAGCTGCAATTATGGCTGGATTTGGCCGGGTTATTGCAGAGGTGGGTGCCGCGATGATGGTTGGCGGAAATATTCAGGGAGATACGCGCATTCTTACTACTTCCATTGTAATGGAAGTATCAAAGGGGAATTTTGATGTTGCCCTTGCCATCTCCTTCATCCTATTGACAGCAGCCCTTCTGATTACTGCGGCTTTAACACTGTTACAGCAAAGGAAGCGATTATCATGA
- a CDS encoding ATP-binding cassette domain-containing protein, with protein sequence MSPILELKDITYQVQEKTLLRIPEFQIQSGEFLGIMGPNGAGKSTFLKVMAFLESRSNGEILYRGQVIPKGNPALELRRKFSIALQQALLLDGTVFQNIAVGLKLRKTPKSVIKEKVYLWMDQFQISHLAKKNVHLLSGGEAQRVNLARAMIVEPEILFLDEPFSALDFPTKIKLMEDFKHIIEAAGTTTAFVSHDLMEINYLTNRLAIIVNGEVKQCGLTQRVLEHPNSATSPFLNEWKKFYSQSS encoded by the coding sequence ATGAGTCCAATACTTGAGCTTAAGGATATCACCTATCAGGTACAGGAGAAAACCCTTCTCCGCATTCCAGAATTCCAAATCCAAAGTGGTGAATTTCTAGGAATCATGGGCCCTAATGGCGCAGGTAAAAGCACGTTTTTAAAAGTCATGGCCTTTCTTGAAAGTCGGAGTAATGGAGAGATTCTATATCGTGGGCAAGTCATTCCAAAAGGGAATCCCGCACTTGAATTACGGAGGAAATTCTCTATCGCCTTACAACAGGCGTTGCTTTTAGATGGAACAGTCTTCCAAAATATTGCGGTTGGGTTAAAACTACGAAAAACCCCTAAGAGTGTCATTAAAGAAAAAGTATATCTTTGGATGGATCAGTTTCAGATTAGTCACTTAGCGAAAAAGAACGTTCACTTACTTTCTGGTGGGGAGGCACAAAGGGTAAATTTGGCCAGAGCCATGATTGTTGAACCGGAAATTCTTTTTCTAGATGAACCGTTTTCCGCTCTAGACTTTCCTACGAAAATAAAATTAATGGAAGACTTTAAACATATCATTGAAGCAGCTGGAACGACTACCGCTTTTGTTAGCCATGACTTGATGGAAATTAATTATCTGACCAATCGTCTAGCAATTATCGTGAACGGTGAGGTAAAGCAATGTGGACTGACACAAAGAGTTCTTGAACATCCTAATTCAGCCACCTCCCCCTTTCTTAATGAATGGAAAAAGTTTTATTCACAAAGTAGTTAA
- a CDS encoding (S)-benzoin forming benzil reductase — protein MKYAIITGASRGLGEAIAKRLLQEQIAVISVSRTENAEIKSFAIQKGLTYKHHSCNLALENEVQEVFLDIAHHIFEKNPEEIYLFNNAGVIEPIHIVGNLEQAPVIRNIQVNLIAPILLTNLFFQKAGQTGTKVLAINITSGAANRPIEGWSVYCSAKAGINMFTQTAALEQAEKNSNNKIIAFSPGVMDTDMQETIRSSSKDAFKDLERFKDLKESNKLLKAEAVADALVDLVLKGESESGRVYSINELI, from the coding sequence ATGAAATACGCCATTATCACAGGTGCTTCTAGAGGTTTAGGCGAGGCGATCGCCAAAAGACTGCTGCAAGAACAAATAGCTGTTATTTCCGTTTCAAGGACAGAGAACGCGGAAATAAAAAGCTTTGCAATCCAAAAAGGCTTAACCTATAAACATCATTCCTGTAATCTCGCCTTAGAAAATGAGGTCCAGGAAGTATTTTTGGATATTGCTCATCATATTTTCGAAAAAAATCCAGAGGAAATTTATCTTTTTAACAATGCAGGAGTTATTGAGCCCATCCATATTGTCGGAAATCTTGAACAAGCACCTGTAATTCGCAACATTCAAGTAAACTTAATTGCCCCCATCCTGCTCACCAATTTATTTTTTCAAAAAGCGGGGCAGACGGGCACAAAGGTACTTGCGATTAATATTACTTCCGGCGCCGCAAATCGACCAATCGAAGGCTGGAGTGTTTACTGCAGTGCCAAAGCCGGTATTAATATGTTTACGCAAACCGCTGCATTAGAACAAGCAGAGAAGAATTCCAATAATAAAATTATTGCCTTTAGTCCTGGTGTCATGGATACAGATATGCAGGAAACCATTCGTTCTTCCTCTAAAGATGCTTTTAAGGATCTTGAAAGGTTTAAGGATCTTAAGGAAAGTAATAAGCTCTTAAAGGCAGAAGCAGTTGCTGACGCGCTAGTAGACTTAGTCCTTAAAGGGGAATCTGAAAGTGGCAGGGTTTACAGTATCAATGAACTGATTTAG
- a CDS encoding ATP-binding protein yields the protein MLQTLRSKILFYLVLISMIGILFVSFFMQWGFEESFKNYLDRNREKNIDRIITEVEKDFKKHGHFTSDPVFGLLHEHAMTDQLYFQLYDRFGQLQMDSSNIRGMLNSLGLAEPEPDEEEWHSNSYTLRVDNKIIGKLVAIYPVGLIDDEYKFIQTIQLYIYAAVCLTILLSILFSMIFSKKLTSGLNKVSFAANQLQQHNLDIRIPLSGLPTEVKHLAISFNNLAVTLSKGEMLRKQFTGDLAHELRTPLATLRSQIEAYQDGIWEPTQQRLQSSHEELMRLVRLVNELEKLLAAENPQIRLEKVEVEAGNVLSALWEMFLPSFKKKGVHLHIEEPTEELFFEADKDRLMQILSNILNNALKYTPEGKNVTISVSSQKEGFVGFKVQDEGAGMAEDDLPHIFERFYRGDKSRDRKTGGVGIGLSIVKALMDAHKGTIKVTSRLNKGTSFILWFPLED from the coding sequence ATGCTGCAAACACTCCGGTCTAAGATTCTCTTTTATTTAGTGCTCATCTCGATGATTGGAATTTTATTTGTAAGCTTTTTTATGCAGTGGGGCTTTGAAGAAAGCTTTAAGAATTATCTTGACCGAAACCGCGAAAAGAATATTGATAGAATTATTACCGAGGTCGAAAAAGACTTTAAGAAACATGGACATTTTACAAGTGATCCAGTGTTTGGTTTACTTCATGAGCACGCGATGACAGATCAGCTATATTTCCAATTATATGACCGCTTTGGCCAGCTACAGATGGATTCCTCGAATATCAGAGGAATGTTGAATAGTCTAGGGTTAGCAGAGCCTGAACCAGACGAGGAGGAATGGCATTCTAATTCCTATACACTAAGGGTAGATAACAAGATTATCGGCAAACTAGTGGCCATTTATCCAGTCGGCTTAATTGATGATGAATACAAGTTTATTCAAACCATTCAATTATACATTTATGCGGCGGTTTGTTTAACGATCTTGCTATCGATTCTCTTTAGTATGATTTTTTCAAAAAAATTAACTTCTGGTTTAAATAAGGTTTCTTTTGCAGCCAATCAGCTCCAGCAGCATAATCTGGATATCCGAATTCCTCTATCAGGACTTCCGACAGAGGTAAAACATCTTGCGATTTCCTTTAATAATCTTGCAGTAACCCTATCAAAGGGAGAGATGTTGAGGAAACAATTCACTGGAGATTTGGCTCATGAACTTCGGACGCCGCTTGCCACCTTGAGAAGTCAAATTGAAGCCTATCAAGACGGGATTTGGGAACCAACACAGCAGCGTTTGCAATCTAGCCATGAAGAGTTAATGCGTTTAGTACGGCTAGTTAATGAACTTGAAAAACTGCTTGCTGCCGAAAATCCGCAGATCAGATTGGAGAAAGTAGAGGTCGAAGCCGGTAATGTTCTAAGCGCCTTATGGGAGATGTTTTTACCATCTTTCAAGAAGAAGGGGGTTCATCTCCATATTGAAGAACCTACTGAGGAACTATTCTTCGAAGCAGATAAAGACCGTCTGATGCAAATCCTTTCAAACATCCTGAATAATGCCTTGAAATATACACCCGAAGGGAAGAATGTAACCATTTCTGTTTCATCCCAAAAGGAGGGATTTGTAGGTTTCAAGGTTCAAGATGAAGGGGCGGGCATGGCAGAGGATGATCTACCGCATATATTTGAGCGTTTCTACCGCGGTGATAAATCCCGCGATCGAAAAACTGGCGGAGTCGGAATTGGTCTATCTATTGTTAAGGCATTAATGGATGCCCATAAAGGAACGATTAAAGTAACGAGTAGATTGAATAAAGGAACAAGTTTTATTCTTTGGTTTCCGTTAGAGGACTAA
- a CDS encoding response regulator transcription factor, producing the protein MKILLVDDEKRILEVLEAYLEREGYEIHCADNGIDALKKAKNINPDLIVLDLMLPDISGEEVCRLVRKESDVPIIMLTAKSAEDDRINGIVIGADDYLTKPFSPREVVVRVQAILRRVKKVEKVDRIEFNDRLLAIDLSKKEVIVKGQDVTLTPIEYKLLTNMALNPGRVYSRMDLLEKIQDEGMYYEGYERSVDTHIKNLRKKIELDSRQPSFIVTVFGMGYKFGGVLDAANTPV; encoded by the coding sequence ATGAAAATACTACTTGTTGATGATGAAAAAAGAATTTTAGAAGTCCTCGAAGCCTATCTTGAAAGAGAAGGCTATGAAATTCACTGTGCTGATAATGGAATTGATGCCCTAAAGAAGGCTAAAAATATAAACCCTGATTTAATCGTGTTAGATTTAATGCTGCCGGATATTTCCGGTGAAGAAGTATGCCGTTTAGTCCGCAAAGAATCAGATGTGCCAATCATAATGTTGACAGCCAAGTCCGCTGAAGATGATCGCATCAATGGTATTGTCATTGGGGCAGATGATTATTTAACGAAGCCCTTTAGTCCTAGAGAGGTTGTCGTTCGCGTACAAGCCATACTTAGACGTGTTAAGAAAGTCGAAAAGGTTGACCGCATCGAATTCAATGACAGGCTCTTGGCTATAGATCTATCTAAGAAGGAAGTAATCGTTAAGGGACAGGATGTTACCTTAACACCAATCGAATACAAGCTTTTAACCAATATGGCATTAAATCCTGGCAGAGTATACAGCCGAATGGATCTTTTAGAAAAAATCCAGGATGAAGGAATGTACTATGAGGGCTACGAACGCAGTGTGGATACCCATATAAAAAACCTCCGTAAAAAAATCGAGTTGGATTCAAGACAGCCGTCGTTTATCGTAACTGTTTTCGGAATGGGTTATAAATTTGGAGGGGTATTGGATGCTGCAAACACTCCGGTCTAA
- a CDS encoding flotillin family protein — protein MEFGSIWIVIGIAVFIILALIGVFVTKYRTAGPDEALIVTGSFLGSGSVHVDESGNKIKIIRGGGSFILPVFQQAKPLSLLSSKLEVTTPEVYTEQGVPVMADGTAIIKIGGSISEIATAAEQYLGKAKEDRESEAREVLEGHLRSILGSMTVEEIYKNRDKFSQEVQRVASQDLAKMGLVIVSFTIKDVRDKNGYLDSLGKPRIAQVKRDADIATAEADMETRIKRAEAAKDATRSELERKTEIAEAEKINQLKIAEFRREQDIAKARADQAYDLESARSKQEVMEQEMQIKIIERQKQIELEEKEILRRERQYDSEVKKKADADRYSVEQAAAADKSKQMAEAEANKYRIEAMAKADAERIRLDGLAKAESEKAQGQTEAEIIRLKGLAEAEAKEKIAQAFEQFGQAAILDMIIKMLPEYAKQVASPLSNIEKITVVDTGGSGVNGGANKITGYATNLMAGLQESLKATSGIDVKELIETYAGKSNVKNSIQELTGEIKKNNE, from the coding sequence ATGGAATTTGGAAGTATTTGGATTGTTATTGGTATTGCAGTATTTATTATTTTAGCACTTATTGGCGTATTTGTTACTAAGTATCGGACAGCAGGACCAGATGAGGCATTAATTGTTACTGGAAGTTTTTTAGGAAGCGGCAGTGTTCATGTTGATGAATCTGGGAATAAGATTAAAATCATTCGAGGTGGCGGTAGCTTTATCTTACCGGTCTTTCAACAGGCAAAGCCACTAAGCTTACTGTCTAGTAAATTAGAAGTTACAACTCCAGAGGTTTATACCGAGCAAGGTGTTCCAGTTATGGCCGATGGAACAGCAATTATTAAAATCGGCGGATCGATTTCTGAAATTGCCACAGCTGCTGAGCAATATCTTGGTAAGGCAAAAGAAGATCGTGAAAGTGAAGCAAGGGAAGTTCTTGAGGGCCACTTACGGTCTATTCTCGGCTCTATGACCGTTGAGGAGATTTATAAAAACCGTGATAAATTTTCACAAGAGGTACAAAGGGTCGCATCACAGGATTTAGCTAAAATGGGTCTTGTGATTGTATCCTTTACGATCAAAGACGTCCGTGATAAAAACGGTTACCTAGACTCGCTCGGTAAACCGCGTATCGCACAAGTCAAGCGAGATGCGGATATTGCAACCGCAGAAGCCGATATGGAAACAAGAATAAAAAGAGCCGAAGCGGCAAAGGATGCCACACGTTCCGAATTAGAGCGTAAAACTGAAATTGCAGAGGCGGAGAAAATTAATCAATTGAAAATTGCTGAGTTCCGTAGGGAACAAGATATTGCCAAAGCCCGTGCTGACCAAGCGTATGACCTTGAAAGTGCGCGCTCGAAGCAAGAAGTTATGGAACAGGAAATGCAAATTAAGATTATTGAAAGACAGAAGCAAATTGAATTAGAAGAAAAAGAGATACTTCGTCGTGAACGCCAATATGACTCTGAAGTGAAGAAAAAGGCCGATGCTGATAGATACTCTGTTGAACAAGCTGCCGCAGCGGATAAGTCAAAGCAAATGGCAGAAGCAGAAGCCAATAAATACCGGATTGAAGCAATGGCAAAGGCCGATGCAGAGCGAATCCGCTTAGATGGACTTGCTAAAGCAGAATCGGAAAAAGCACAGGGTCAAACTGAGGCAGAAATTATCCGTCTAAAAGGTTTAGCAGAAGCAGAAGCAAAGGAAAAGATTGCCCAAGCCTTCGAACAGTTTGGTCAAGCGGCTATTTTAGACATGATCATCAAAATGCTTCCAGAATATGCGAAGCAGGTGGCAAGCCCGCTTTCCAATATTGAGAAGATTACCGTAGTCGATACAGGCGGTTCTGGAGTAAATGGCGGAGCGAATAAAATCACCGGCTATGCAACCAACCTAATGGCAGGACTGCAAGAATCTCTAAAAGCAACAAGCGGAATCGATGTCAAAGAATTAATCGAAACCTATGCAGGAAAATCAAATGTGAAAAACAGCATTCAAGAGCTCACAGGCGAGATAAAAAAGAATAACGAATAA
- a CDS encoding NfeD family protein, with protein MELFNMPMETIYMYGLIISGILTVLYVLFADVVHFDGPDFLNPVIIFAFVTIFSASGYLFERLSSVNSIAILGISAVTALILVTLLNVFVLVPLSSAEESLVYKESDLRGRIGTVITSIPTDGFGEVMIESISGRIAKPAVGFEGEQIANGTNVLIVQVKDGVLQVTAHQEAERYL; from the coding sequence ATGGAACTGTTCAATATGCCGATGGAAACGATTTATATGTATGGGTTAATCATTTCAGGTATTTTAACAGTTTTATATGTGCTGTTTGCGGATGTGGTTCATTTTGATGGACCAGATTTTCTAAATCCAGTTATCATCTTTGCGTTCGTGACAATTTTTTCGGCCAGTGGCTATTTGTTCGAACGGCTTTCTTCAGTAAATTCCATCGCAATCCTTGGGATTTCAGCAGTAACAGCACTTATTCTCGTCACATTATTAAATGTATTTGTTCTCGTCCCATTGTCATCGGCTGAGGAGTCTCTTGTTTATAAAGAGTCAGATTTAAGAGGCAGAATAGGAACGGTGATTACATCGATCCCTACCGATGGCTTTGGAGAGGTTATGATTGAAAGTATTAGCGGCCGAATTGCCAAACCGGCGGTAGGTTTTGAAGGAGAACAAATTGCAAATGGCACCAATGTGCTTATTGTCCAAGTCAAAGATGGAGTCCTCCAAGTGACGGCCCATCAAGAAGCAGAGAGATATTTGTAG
- a CDS encoding amino acid ABC transporter ATP-binding protein, producing MILIKGLYKQFGQLEVLKGIDLEVEKGKVVVVIGPSGSGKTTMLRCLNILETATKGLITIDGQTLDFSRSVAKKNIASFRRLTGMVFQNYNLFPHKTALDNVMEGPIIVKGIKKEEARKRAQNLLEKVGLGDKKDFFPVQLSGGQQQRVGIARALAMEPRVMLFDEPTSALDPELVGEVLKVMKDLAKEGMTMIVVTHEMRFAQEAADEVIFMDQGVIVEQNRPGEIFNNPKEERTKKFLNMIQ from the coding sequence ATGATTTTAATTAAAGGGCTTTATAAGCAATTTGGCCAACTGGAAGTACTAAAGGGGATTGATCTCGAGGTTGAAAAAGGCAAGGTTGTTGTTGTCATTGGACCGTCTGGTTCTGGAAAGACAACGATGCTCCGCTGTTTGAATATACTGGAAACAGCTACAAAAGGATTAATAACAATTGATGGCCAAACGTTAGACTTCTCAAGGTCGGTAGCCAAGAAAAATATTGCGAGCTTTCGGCGTTTAACAGGGATGGTGTTTCAAAACTACAACTTATTCCCGCACAAAACGGCCCTTGATAACGTAATGGAGGGACCAATAATTGTCAAAGGCATCAAGAAAGAGGAAGCACGAAAAAGAGCACAAAACTTATTAGAAAAAGTAGGACTTGGTGATAAAAAGGACTTTTTTCCTGTTCAACTCTCGGGTGGCCAGCAGCAGCGTGTTGGAATCGCCAGAGCTTTAGCGATGGAACCAAGGGTAATGCTCTTTGATGAACCAACCTCGGCACTCGACCCCGAACTTGTTGGTGAGGTATTGAAGGTAATGAAGGACCTTGCAAAAGAGGGAATGACGATGATTGTTGTCACCCATGAAATGCGCTTTGCGCAGGAAGCGGCCGATGAAGTCATCTTTATGGACCAAGGTGTCATTGTCGAACAAAACAGACCAGGGGAGATATTTAATAACCCAAAAGAAGAACGAACAAAGAAATTTTTAAATATGATTCAATAA